One Cystobacter fuscus DSM 2262 genomic window carries:
- a CDS encoding glutamine amidotransferase has protein sequence MKNVLLLKAGDAARPVQLSVGDYDQWFVESLGPDGCRFDILHAHQGAELPPSAAGYDAVMMTGSPKSVTQLEPWMERAADFMRGAAARGVPVLGVCFGHQLLAHAHGARVVRNTQGREIGTVEVRLSPEGRKDPLFHELPETFVVQATHEDIVEHPPEGATVLAGNENTAVQALAFGPLIRGVQFHPEVHPAAMRALILARQEKLEAEAAARGQPPAERVPRLLAGITPAPAGHAILRNFLERFT, from the coding sequence ATGAAGAACGTTCTCCTGTTGAAAGCCGGTGATGCGGCCCGGCCCGTCCAGCTCAGCGTGGGTGACTACGACCAGTGGTTCGTCGAGTCGCTCGGACCAGATGGATGCCGCTTCGACATCCTGCACGCGCACCAGGGCGCCGAGCTGCCCCCGAGCGCCGCCGGCTATGACGCGGTGATGATGACCGGCTCCCCCAAGTCCGTGACCCAACTGGAACCCTGGATGGAGCGCGCCGCGGACTTCATGCGGGGCGCCGCCGCCCGGGGCGTCCCCGTGCTCGGGGTATGCTTTGGGCACCAACTCCTCGCCCATGCCCACGGGGCGCGGGTGGTGCGCAACACCCAGGGGCGGGAGATTGGCACCGTGGAGGTGCGCCTGAGCCCCGAGGGGCGCAAGGATCCGCTCTTCCACGAATTGCCCGAGACCTTCGTCGTCCAGGCCACCCACGAGGACATCGTCGAGCACCCGCCCGAGGGGGCCACGGTGCTCGCGGGCAACGAGAACACGGCGGTCCAGGCGCTCGCCTTCGGTCCGCTCATCCGGGGGGTCCAATTCCACCCCGAGGTGCATCCGGCCGCCATGCGGGCCCTCATCCTCGCCCGGCAGGAGAAGCTGGAGGCCGAGGCCGCCGCCCGGGGGCAGCCACCGGCGGAGCGCGTGCCCCGGCTCCTGGCGGGCATCACCCCGGCGCCCGCCGGACACGCCATCCTGCGCAACTTCCTGGAGCGGTTCACCTGA